Proteins from a genomic interval of Helicoverpa armigera isolate CAAS_96S chromosome 9, ASM3070526v1, whole genome shotgun sequence:
- the LOC110378720 gene encoding E3 ubiquitin-protein ligase TRIM37 isoform X9, whose protein sequence is MASRGDKGNGNGEEQIVETLAEVFRCFICMEKLVDAHLCPHCSKLCCYACVRRWLTEQRSQCPHCRAALHLHELVNCRWVEEVTQQIETMQQSNSASQRESFRDSTLNRCPTHQEKLTVYCWTCRRCICHQCALWGGTHSGHTFKPLEEVYEQHVTQIRDEVSQLRRRLMELISLVQDVERNVESVRAAKDERVREIRNAVELMISRLDSALKAKLLTLMGQKNSLTQETEQLEHLLQEIEHQLHSSTRKRTSSIMSELIAKSGELSKMIHQVRKKPMASFVTAPVPADFHSEIVPSYDSSTFPLTNFTQLQHAAAPVYSAPLHVNGLCWRLKVYPDGNGVVRGNYLSVFLELSAGLPETSNTAKLRVGKRYEYRVEMLHQVSRDPSKNIVREFASDFEVGECWGYNRFFRLDLLASEGYLDPETDTLILRFQVRPPTFYQRCRDQQWYINQLITMQNQHILQINDLKERLSLEMSRNSIAATRAQNGSTTPQSNSGSNDTDNPSQNNPVDGNSLSDSIVFGNQWKFSAPHNIMSGQRLASPVVVNTGMFAEESRNNDVSSAAGGAFGYGDYPPLERRPAHAQHATHALDAGYNLPSTSRSANSLHVSGTDNMALVSLHTLLSAANAPSRVPSKLASKRQPEPRPDKHHVPAKESTLTAVSSSPVTETSNPATTNVVLCSSISSPELNASAKLEPGEPAPQHPLHAASESSSDTGDLMFSELEVFADENNPSHVDENSNEENDVDDETMSEGTSASSGCSWCGLGSPRRPSPRAPRRPARPARRRAPYAR, encoded by the exons ATGGCCTCGCGAGGAGACAAAGGGAATGGAAATGGCGAGGAGCAGATCGTTGAG ACATTGGCGGAGGTGTTCCGCTGCTTCATCTGTATGGAGAAGCTGGTGGACGCACACCTCTGCCCGCACTGCTCGAAGCTGTGCTGCTACGCGTGTGTGCGACGATGGCTGACGGAGCAGCGCTCGCAGTGCCCGCACTGTCGCGCAGCCTTGCACCTGCACGAGCTCGTCAATTGCCGCTGGGTCGAGGAAGTCACCCAGCAAATCGAGACGATGCAGCAGAGCAACTCCGCTAGTCAGAGGGAGAGCTTCAGAGATAG CACCCTGAACAGGTGTCCCACGCATCAGGAGAAGCTGACTGTGTACTGCTGGACATGTCGGCGCTGCATCTGTCACCAGTGTGCTCTGTGGGGAGGCACCCACTCGGGACACACCTTCAAGCCGCTAGAGGAGGTGTACGAGCAACACGTCACTCAGATCCGTGATGAAGTGTCCCAGTTGAGGCGTAGACTAATGGAGCTTATCAGTCTGGTGCAAGATGTG GAGCGTAACGTGGAATCAGTACGTGCTGCCAAAGATGAGCGAGTGCGCGAGATTCGGAACGCCGTGGAACTAATGATATCGCGCCTGGACTCCGCTCTGAAGGCTAAACTCCTCACTCTGATGGGCCAGAAGAACAGCCTGACGCAGGAGACGGAACAACTTGAACATCTACTGCAAGAGATTGAACATCAACTGCATTCTAGTACTAG AAAGCGTACATCATCAATTAT gtctGAATTGATAGCCAAGAGTGGCGAACTTTCGAAGATGATTCACCAAGTTCGAAAGAAGCCGATGGCTAGCTTCGTGACTGCTCCCGTACCGGCCGATTTTCACAG TGAAATCGTCCCGAGCTACGATAGCAGCACGTTTCCCCTCACGAACTTCACGCAGCTGCAGCACGCGGCCGCCCCCGTCTATTCAGCACCTTTGCACGTGAACGGACTCTGTTGGCGCCTGAAGGTCTACCCTGATGGAAACGGCGTCGTCAGGGGAAACTACCTCTCGGTATTCCTCGAACTAAGCGCTGGATTACCTGAAACTTCCAa CACTGCTAAGTTAAGAGTAGGCAAGAG ATACGAGTACCGTGTGGAGATGCTGCACCAAGTGTCCCGCGATCCCTCCAAGAACATAGTGCGCGAGTTCGCGTCCGACTTCGAAGTTGGCGAGTGCTGGGGCTACAACCGCTTCTTCAGGCTCGACCTGCTCGCCAGCGAGGGCTACCTCGACCCTGAGACTGATACTCTTATACTTAG ATTCCAAGTGCGTCCGCCGACGTTCTACCAACGTTGCCGCGACCAGCAGTGGTACATCAACCAGCTGATCACCATGCAGAACCAGCACATCCTGCAGATTAATGATCTCAAAGAG CGTCTCTCCCTGGAAATGTCCCGCAACTCAATCGCGGCGACTCGTGCGCAGAACGGCTCCACCACTCCGCAGTCGAACTCTGGCAGCAACGACACGGACAACCCTTCTCAGAACAACCCCGTCGATGGCAACAGCCTGAGCGACTCCATCGTGTTCGGCAACCAGTGGAAGTTCAGTGCCCCACATAATATTATGAGTGGACAGAGACTTGCTAGTCCAG TGGTAGTGAACACTGGCATGTTCGCGGAGGAGTCGCGGAACAACGACGTGTCgtcggcggcgggcggcgcgttCGGCTACGGCGACTACCCGCCGCTCGAGCGACGCCCCGCGCATGCGCAGCACGCCACACATGCGCTAGACGCCGGGTACAACCTGCCCTCTACGTCACG ATCAGCGAACTCCCTGCACGTGTCGGGCACAGACAACATGGCTCTGGTGAGCCTGCACACTCTGCTGAGTGCCGCCAACGCGCCCAGCCGCGTGCCCAGCAAGCTGGCCAGCAAGCGCCAGCCCGAGCCCAGGCCGGACAAGCATCATGTGCCTGCTAAGGAGTCTACCCTTACCG CGGTATCCAGCAGCCCAGTAACCGAAACCAGTAACCCAGCCACCACCAACGTGGTGCTGTGCTCGTCCATCTCGTCTCCGGAGCTGAACGCGAGCGCCAAGCTGGAGCCCGGCGAGCCCGCGCCGCAGCACCCCCTGCATGCTGCGTCCGAGAGCAGCAGCGATACTGGG GATTTGATGTTCAGCGAACTAGAAGTGTTCGCCGATGAAAACAACCCCAGTCACGTGGACGAGAACTCTAACGAAGAGAACGATGTCGACGACGAAACTATGTCAG AGGGTACGTCGGCCTCGTCGGGCTGCTCGTGGTGCGGGCTGGGCTCCCCGCGCCGCCCCTCCCcgcgcgccccgcgccgccccgcgcgccccgcccgccgccgcgcgcccTACGCGCGCTAG
- the LOC110378720 gene encoding E3 ubiquitin-protein ligase TRIM37 isoform X11, translating into MASRGDKGNGNGEEQIVETLAEVFRCFICMEKLVDAHLCPHCSKLCCYACVRRWLTEQRSQCPHCRAALHLHELVNCRWVEEVTQQIETMQQSNSASQRESFRDRCPTHQEKLTVYCWTCRRCICHQCALWGGTHSGHTFKPLEEVYEQHVTQIRDEVSQLRRRLMELISLVQDVERNVESVRAAKDERVREIRNAVELMISRLDSALKAKLLTLMGQKNSLTQETEQLEHLLQEIEHQLHSSTRSELIAKSGELSKMIHQVRKKPMASFVTAPVPADFHSEIVPSYDSSTFPLTNFTQLQHAAAPVYSAPLHVNGLCWRLKVYPDGNGVVRGNYLSVFLELSAGLPETSKYEYRVEMLHQVSRDPSKNIVREFASDFEVGECWGYNRFFRLDLLASEGYLDPETDTLILRFQVRPPTFYQRCRDQQWYINQLITMQNQHILQINDLKERLSLEMSRNSIAATRAQNGSTTPQSNSGSNDTDNPSQNNPVDGNSLSDSIVFGNQWKFSAPHNIMSGQRLASPVVVNTGMFAEESRNNDVSSAAGGAFGYGDYPPLERRPAHAQHATHALDAGYNLPSTSRSANSLHVSGTDNMALVSLHTLLSAANAPSRVPSKLASKRQPEPRPDKHHVPAKESTLTAVSSSPVTETSNPATTNVVLCSSISSPELNASAKLEPGEPAPQHPLHAASESSSDTGDLMFSELEVFADENNPSHVDENSNEENDVDDETMSEGTSASSGCSWCGLGSPRRPSPRAPRRPARPARRRAPYAR; encoded by the exons ATGGCCTCGCGAGGAGACAAAGGGAATGGAAATGGCGAGGAGCAGATCGTTGAG ACATTGGCGGAGGTGTTCCGCTGCTTCATCTGTATGGAGAAGCTGGTGGACGCACACCTCTGCCCGCACTGCTCGAAGCTGTGCTGCTACGCGTGTGTGCGACGATGGCTGACGGAGCAGCGCTCGCAGTGCCCGCACTGTCGCGCAGCCTTGCACCTGCACGAGCTCGTCAATTGCCGCTGGGTCGAGGAAGTCACCCAGCAAATCGAGACGATGCAGCAGAGCAACTCCGCTAGTCAGAGGGAGAGCTTCAGAGATAG GTGTCCCACGCATCAGGAGAAGCTGACTGTGTACTGCTGGACATGTCGGCGCTGCATCTGTCACCAGTGTGCTCTGTGGGGAGGCACCCACTCGGGACACACCTTCAAGCCGCTAGAGGAGGTGTACGAGCAACACGTCACTCAGATCCGTGATGAAGTGTCCCAGTTGAGGCGTAGACTAATGGAGCTTATCAGTCTGGTGCAAGATGTG GAGCGTAACGTGGAATCAGTACGTGCTGCCAAAGATGAGCGAGTGCGCGAGATTCGGAACGCCGTGGAACTAATGATATCGCGCCTGGACTCCGCTCTGAAGGCTAAACTCCTCACTCTGATGGGCCAGAAGAACAGCCTGACGCAGGAGACGGAACAACTTGAACATCTACTGCAAGAGATTGAACATCAACTGCATTCTAGTACTAG gtctGAATTGATAGCCAAGAGTGGCGAACTTTCGAAGATGATTCACCAAGTTCGAAAGAAGCCGATGGCTAGCTTCGTGACTGCTCCCGTACCGGCCGATTTTCACAG TGAAATCGTCCCGAGCTACGATAGCAGCACGTTTCCCCTCACGAACTTCACGCAGCTGCAGCACGCGGCCGCCCCCGTCTATTCAGCACCTTTGCACGTGAACGGACTCTGTTGGCGCCTGAAGGTCTACCCTGATGGAAACGGCGTCGTCAGGGGAAACTACCTCTCGGTATTCCTCGAACTAAGCGCTGGATTACCTGAAACTTCCAa ATACGAGTACCGTGTGGAGATGCTGCACCAAGTGTCCCGCGATCCCTCCAAGAACATAGTGCGCGAGTTCGCGTCCGACTTCGAAGTTGGCGAGTGCTGGGGCTACAACCGCTTCTTCAGGCTCGACCTGCTCGCCAGCGAGGGCTACCTCGACCCTGAGACTGATACTCTTATACTTAG ATTCCAAGTGCGTCCGCCGACGTTCTACCAACGTTGCCGCGACCAGCAGTGGTACATCAACCAGCTGATCACCATGCAGAACCAGCACATCCTGCAGATTAATGATCTCAAAGAG CGTCTCTCCCTGGAAATGTCCCGCAACTCAATCGCGGCGACTCGTGCGCAGAACGGCTCCACCACTCCGCAGTCGAACTCTGGCAGCAACGACACGGACAACCCTTCTCAGAACAACCCCGTCGATGGCAACAGCCTGAGCGACTCCATCGTGTTCGGCAACCAGTGGAAGTTCAGTGCCCCACATAATATTATGAGTGGACAGAGACTTGCTAGTCCAG TGGTAGTGAACACTGGCATGTTCGCGGAGGAGTCGCGGAACAACGACGTGTCgtcggcggcgggcggcgcgttCGGCTACGGCGACTACCCGCCGCTCGAGCGACGCCCCGCGCATGCGCAGCACGCCACACATGCGCTAGACGCCGGGTACAACCTGCCCTCTACGTCACG ATCAGCGAACTCCCTGCACGTGTCGGGCACAGACAACATGGCTCTGGTGAGCCTGCACACTCTGCTGAGTGCCGCCAACGCGCCCAGCCGCGTGCCCAGCAAGCTGGCCAGCAAGCGCCAGCCCGAGCCCAGGCCGGACAAGCATCATGTGCCTGCTAAGGAGTCTACCCTTACCG CGGTATCCAGCAGCCCAGTAACCGAAACCAGTAACCCAGCCACCACCAACGTGGTGCTGTGCTCGTCCATCTCGTCTCCGGAGCTGAACGCGAGCGCCAAGCTGGAGCCCGGCGAGCCCGCGCCGCAGCACCCCCTGCATGCTGCGTCCGAGAGCAGCAGCGATACTGGG GATTTGATGTTCAGCGAACTAGAAGTGTTCGCCGATGAAAACAACCCCAGTCACGTGGACGAGAACTCTAACGAAGAGAACGATGTCGACGACGAAACTATGTCAG AGGGTACGTCGGCCTCGTCGGGCTGCTCGTGGTGCGGGCTGGGCTCCCCGCGCCGCCCCTCCCcgcgcgccccgcgccgccccgcgcgccccgcccgccgccgcgcgcccTACGCGCGCTAG